TTTGCAAAATTTTTGAGCCACATCAAGTCCCAACTACATTTATAATGTTCTCCCTTACAAAAAGAGTAATTTTTTAGCCAAAATTGTTAAGCTAACTCCCCCCGCCCccgtttttttttcttcagataTTGGATTCACAGGTCTTTTCCCAGAGACATTTATCTGGTGAAGATGAGCTTATTGATGATGGTGGTTTGGGGCTTGCTAATGATGCTTGTGTACTGTATTGTGAGAGGTTTATGGAATTTCTTATTGACCTCTTGAGTCAATTGCCTACACGGAGGTGTGTGGCTATGATTATCTGGATGCTCTCTCATTCAAGCATCAGTTATTTATTTCAACTTTTCATTTTCCAAACTtagatttttgttttacttGCTATAGCGGGGTCATTATATTACGTGTACAACTTAAATTTTGTCTGGCGAGTTTGGTTGAATTCTGAAAGGATTTGATTTTGATAGACATGAAGTGAGGAAATGCTTCACAGCAGCGTCATTTTCATATGTACCCTTGCAGAACGTCTTCTGCTTTCTCAATAGGCCAATAAATCAATTACCCTCTTCTCATTTAAATTGTAGGTACCTGAGGCCGCTTGTGGCTGATGTAGCCGTAGTTGCCAAATGCCATTTGAGTGCACTCTATAGGCATGAGAAGGGGAAACTTTTTGCACAGTTAGTCGATTTATTACAATTCTATGAAGGGTTCGAAATCAACGATCACACTGGCACACAGTTAACAGATCATGAGGTTCTTGAATCTCATTATAGTTGTATGCAATCATTCCAGTTACTCGCATTTAAAAAGATTGACAAGGTATGTTTAAATGTAACTTTGTCTATATGaacaaaatctaattaaaattttcctTGTTGCATTTTTTGTGATATGATATGACTCTTCATTCTTCCTCTCCACCTAATACTTGTTTGTTGGCATTAGCAGATTTAACACCTAATTTCTTTCTCTTACGTGGTTGTAGCTGCGGGAACTTGCTTTGAGTAACATCGGTTCAATCCACAAGCGTGCAGATCTATCCAAGAAATTGTCTGTccttcttcctgaggaattaaGGGATTTGGTTTGCTGCAAGGTATGATTAATACACAAGATTTTTCTACTCATTTCTCTAGTCTTAGAATTTAAATTGTTCTCTGCACTATAATATGAGGGAGAAGTGATGCTTTGTTAATGAGGTGTTACTCTGTAGCTTTTAAGTCTTATACGATATAATAGTGGCTTATTCCTTCTGTTAATTAGTTTCTGAAATATCTTCTGTAATAATTCATGTAACTGTGAACCAAACCATGGATTAACACCACAACCTTCAACTTGTGGCATTATTTCCTTATGCAGCTCAAACTGGTTTCTAAGGAAGATCCCTGGTCAGAGCGGGTTGATTTTCTTATAGAAGTAATGGTGTCCTTTTTTGAGAAGCAACAATCTCAAAAGGAAGCCATCAATGCTCTTCCTCTATACCCAAATGAGCAGATTATGTGGGATGAAAGTGTTGTACCAAGCATAAATTATTCTGGAGAAGGTTGTTTGGCATTGCCAAAACTTAACTTACAGTTCTTAACACTTCATGATTATCTTCTTCGAAATTTTAATCTCTTCCGACTTGAATCAACATATGAGATACGTGAGGATATTCAGGAAGCCATTCCACACCTTCTTGCATATATTAACAGTGAAGGAGAAACTGCTTTTCGTGGTTGGTCAAGAATGGGGGTGCCAATTAAGGAATTCAAGATAACTGAAGTGAAACAACCAAACATAGGTGAGGTCAAGCCTTCGTCTGTGACAGCGGAAGTTACGTATAGCATTTCAAGCTACAGATCACAGGTTAGATCAGAATGGGATTCATTGAAAGAACATGATGTATTGTTTTTACTATGTATTCGCCCCTCGTTTGAACCGCTTAGTACAGAAGAAGCAGCCAAAGCTAGTgtgccccaaaaacttggtctACAATGTGTTCGAGGATGTGAAATTATCGAGATTCGTGATGAAGAAGGAACCCTTATGAATGATTTTTCTGGAAGGATTAAAAGGGATGAATGGAAGCCACCAAAGGGGGAGCTCAGAACAGTTACTGTGGCTTTGGATACTGCTCAATACCACATGGATGTCAGTAATATTGCAGAGAAAGGGGCAGAAGATGTTTATGGTACATTTAATGTGTTAATGAGAAGAAAGCCAaaagaaaacaattttaaaGCCATCTTAGAATCAATAAGGGATTTAATGAATGAATACTGCATTGTTCCTAAGTGGTTGGAGAATATATTTCTTGGTTACGGTGATCCTTCGGCTGCACAGTGGACTAAGATGCCTGATCTGCTGGAAACAGTAGATTTCAAAGATACTTTTTTAGATGCTGATCACTTGAAAGAATGTTTTGTGGATTATGAGGTTGGTATTATTTCATTTTTAGATTTGTAGAGATTATTGTGTATGGATATGACTGATATCTGTCATTAGGAGTGATAGTATGGGATTAAGATGTTGATGTGACTTTTGTCTTAACTTTTTCTTGGGTCTTTCAGGTTTCATTCACTAATCCCAATGGGACAGAAAGCACGAATCCAAGGCCTCCTTTTAAGATCATGCTTCCCCGAACACTCAAAGCAACTGCCAGTTCTCTTCACAGGAGTGCAACATCTGTTGGTGGACCAAACAGTATCAATGTGGATGATGATAATCATCTGAAAGAAAGACTTATTGTTGAGACTTATACACCCCCGGACCCTGGTCCTTATCCTCAAGATCAGCCAAAACAGAATTCAGTTAGATTTACACCCACACAGGTGCTCTATTTCTTGTTGATGATCTGTTGATCATTGTAAGGAGTTTCCTACAGGATAGCTTTGTTGTACTCTTGGGCCATTCCTTAGAtgtaattgttgttgttgttattattattattattattattattattattattattattattattggaatttGTAGATACTGATGATAATGATGTGGAATATTCTTAAACAGGTTGAAGCAATTATCTCTGGCATTCAACCTGGCCTGACTATGGTTGTAGGGCCGCCTGGTACAGGAAAAACTGATACAGCTGTGCAAATTCTGAATGTTTTATATCATAATTGTCCTTCTCAGAGAACCTTAATAATTACTCATTCAAATCAGGCTCTAAATGATCTGTTTGAGAAGATAATGCTGGTAGGATGTCACATGTCTATTCCCTTATTtatgttaaatattttattagtgcGATATGTCTTAGTAAAATCCATAGTTATTTGCTATTTATTAGTCTTTGGCTGAAAAAGACTGCTAGAATTTTCTGAAGAACATTGTCTTTGTACAACATTTGGTCATACTTGTCTGGTATAACTTTTGGTTTataattgaattttgttttgctCCACTTGTCATGTCATGATGCATGTTATAGCATTATTTTGTGGTATTAGAAACCTGACATAATTCCATAAATCACAAGCAATATAATGTTtcaaccaattttaaaaattttggagagtgaacacattttttttttatttttagatcgtttgattcatgtagtcgATCATACCCACTGGGGCAAGGCTGATTGATGTTTACGATGGTCTTTGTGGTTACTCTAGCTTAATGCCATCAAGTTTTCTATATATTCTTGCCTTCTGTATAGAAGTTTGATGTATTccattttacttatttttgatTTAGAGAGATGTTCCTGCACGGTATCTCCTTCGACTTGGTCAAGGAGAACAAGAGCTGGCAACTGATCTTGATTTTAGTCGTCAAGGACGTGTTAATGCAATGCTTGTTAGACGGTTAGAATTGCTGAGTGAAGTCGAGAGGCTAGCAAGGTCTCTTCAACTTCCGGAGGATGTGGGTTACACATGTGAAACTGCTGGATACTTTTGGTTGCTTCATGTCTATTCACGCTGGGAGCAATTTCTTGCTGCTTGTGCTGAGAATAAAGATAAGCAAAGCTTTGTTAGAGATCGTTTTCCCTTCAAGGAGTTCTTCTCTGATGCACCACATCCAGTATTTACTGGGGAATCTTTTGAGAAAGATATGAGGGCTGCTATGGGGTGCTTTCGTCATCTGAAGACGATGTTTCAAGAACTTGAAGAGTGTCGAGCATTTGAATTACTGAAGTCAACAGCTGATAGAGCTAATTACTTAATGACCAAACAAGCTAAAATTGTGGCCATGACTTGTACTCATGCAGCACTAAAGAGGAAGGATTTCCTTCAGTTAGGTTTTAAGTATGACAACTTGTTAATGGAAGAAAGTGCCCAAATTTTGGAAATTGAGACTTTCATTCCAATGTTACTTCAGAGGCAGGAAGATGGTCATGCACGGCTTAAACGCTGCATCTTAATTGGTGATCATCACCAGTTGCCTCCTGTTGTGAAGAATATGGCCTTCCAAAAGTACAGCCACATGGATCAGAGTCTATTTACTAGGTTTGTTCGTTTGGGTATTCCTTACATAGAGCTAAATGCCCAGGGAAGAGCCAGGCCAAGTATAGCTCAACTTTACAACTGGAGATACAGAGATTTGGGAGACCTTCCTTATGTAAAGGAGGCAGACATATTCCATAGGGCAAATGCAGGATTTGCTTATGATTATCAGTTAGTGGATGTTCCAGATTACCTTGGTAAGGGAGAGACAACTCCGTCCCCTTGGTTTTACCAAAATGAGGGAGAAGCAGAATATGTGGTCAGTGTCTATATATACATGCGTCTCTTAGGGTACCCTGCAAATAAGATATCAATTTTGACTACTTATAATGGCCAGAAACTTCTCATCCGTGATGTGATAAATAGAAGATGCGTTCCATATGACTTCATTGGTCCACCAAGCAAGGTATGCTGCTCAGTGGTTGCTCATTAATTTCATATCATATAGTGGACAGAATTTCCCAGGGATTTATTTGATCTGATTTGTGAAGATTCTTCCTTTTCACtctggttgaaaatttttttataaagatgcACTCACAAAGATTCACAACAAGAAGAAATCTTCCTTGCAAAATATAATGtttacaaataattttataaaaataggtttaaaaaaaaatattgtatggAGGACACAAAATAAGATGACTTTTCTAACAAGTCACGTagacaaatttaattttctataacATTTAAGTAAACAAGGAGTCTGTGatattgtaatttttgaaagttttgGCATCAACCAGGTTTCATTGTTCTATTCTTGACTACTTTCAGGTTACTACAGTCGATAAATTTCAAGGTCAGCAAAATGATTTTATATTGCTATCCCTTGTGCGAACTCGATTCGTTGGTCATCTTCGTGATGTAAGAAGATTGGTGGTTGCCATGTCACGTGCTCGTCTTGGGTTATATGTGTTCTGCCGTCGTTCCctttttgagcagtgttatgaGCTGCAGCCTACGTTTCAGCTGCTTCTCCAGAGACCAGACCACCTTGCCCTTAATTTGAGTGAAATTACATCATATACCGAACGAAATGTTGAAGATCCCGGGCCTAAACATCATATTCATCTTGTAAATAGCATTGAGGAGATGGGTAGTATCATAGAAAGGCTTTATCAGGTATGTCCAACATCTCACTATATAAGAAAgttgtttatatgtatatatgtcagtgattttattatcattatgttAAAACTGGTACCAACAGAATGCTCCCACAGCACTcgataaaacaaaaacaaattgaACAGGTTACC
This sequence is a window from Arachis duranensis cultivar V14167 chromosome 2, aradu.V14167.gnm2.J7QH, whole genome shotgun sequence. Protein-coding genes within it:
- the LOC107474269 gene encoding uncharacterized protein LOC107474269 isoform X1: MTRVYGTGIYDFRRHRVAEYPVESKAVDSNQKSGGGGVPSTITLSEIQRDRLTKIAEANWLKTGEPKKKPFDPELVRNIYETELLVGDGHKPVPLQRVMILEVSQYLENYLWPNFDPQNASFEHVMSIILMVNEKVLLSHLITLDLTYLLVLSCFMRIISIQLCSEAVYFHVTLNHWNMCGLQFRENVAAWVCFYERKDVFEGFLERVLHLKEGRDLSIAEKTNYLVFMINAFQSLEDEVVSKIVLRLASLKSWYSLSYGRFQMELCLNPGLIKKWKRMIRREPVKGDPSSTVEVMFLRNLIEEFLEILDSQVFSQRHLSGEDELIDDGGLGLANDACVLYCERFMEFLIDLLSQLPTRRYLRPLVADVAVVAKCHLSALYRHEKGKLFAQLVDLLQFYEGFEINDHTGTQLTDHEVLESHYSCMQSFQLLAFKKIDKLRELALSNIGSIHKRADLSKKLSVLLPEELRDLVCCKLKLVSKEDPWSERVDFLIEVMVSFFEKQQSQKEAINALPLYPNEQIMWDESVVPSINYSGEGCLALPKLNLQFLTLHDYLLRNFNLFRLESTYEIREDIQEAIPHLLAYINSEGETAFRGWSRMGVPIKEFKITEVKQPNIGEVKPSSVTAEVTYSISSYRSQVRSEWDSLKEHDVLFLLCIRPSFEPLSTEEAAKASVPQKLGLQCVRGCEIIEIRDEEGTLMNDFSGRIKRDEWKPPKGELRTVTVALDTAQYHMDVSNIAEKGAEDVYGTFNVLMRRKPKENNFKAILESIRDLMNEYCIVPKWLENIFLGYGDPSAAQWTKMPDLLETVDFKDTFLDADHLKECFVDYEVSFTNPNGTESTNPRPPFKIMLPRTLKATASSLHRSATSVGGPNSINVDDDNHLKERLIVETYTPPDPGPYPQDQPKQNSVRFTPTQVEAIISGIQPGLTMVVGPPGTGKTDTAVQILNVLYHNCPSQRTLIITHSNQALNDLFEKIMLRDVPARYLLRLGQGEQELATDLDFSRQGRVNAMLVRRLELLSEVERLARSLQLPEDVGYTCETAGYFWLLHVYSRWEQFLAACAENKDKQSFVRDRFPFKEFFSDAPHPVFTGESFEKDMRAAMGCFRHLKTMFQELEECRAFELLKSTADRANYLMTKQAKIVAMTCTHAALKRKDFLQLGFKYDNLLMEESAQILEIETFIPMLLQRQEDGHARLKRCILIGDHHQLPPVVKNMAFQKYSHMDQSLFTRFVRLGIPYIELNAQGRARPSIAQLYNWRYRDLGDLPYVKEADIFHRANAGFAYDYQLVDVPDYLGKGETTPSPWFYQNEGEAEYVVSVYIYMRLLGYPANKISILTTYNGQKLLIRDVINRRCVPYDFIGPPSKVTTVDKFQGQQNDFILLSLVRTRFVGHLRDVRRLVVAMSRARLGLYVFCRRSLFEQCYELQPTFQLLLQRPDHLALNLSEITSYTERNVEDPGPKHHIHLVNSIEEMGSIIERLYQERLRHQFEQNRPYFGHIEPTVGTNQVPSSQQTSPTDMHEQNESDEVTMVDGHVAEDVQPESNMDAPEPCQSEEETMVDGHVAQEVPPESNMSIPESCVVEDATMADGHAAQSMSPKSNTDDITMVDGSASVQNGSSAPLEP
- the LOC107474269 gene encoding uncharacterized protein LOC107474269 isoform X2; the protein is MTRVYGTGIYDFRRHRVAEYPVESKAVDSNQKSGGGGVPSTITLSEIQRDRLTKIAEANWLKTGEPKKKPFDPELVRNIYETELLVGDGHKPVPLQRVMILEVSQYLENYLWPNFDPQNASFEHVMSIILMVNEKFRENVAAWVCFYERKDVFEGFLERVLHLKEGRDLSIAEKTNYLVFMINAFQSLEDEVVSKIVLRLASLKSWYSLSYGRFQMELCLNPGLIKKWKRMIRREPVKGDPSSTVEVMFLRNLIEEFLEILDSQVFSQRHLSGEDELIDDGGLGLANDACVLYCERFMEFLIDLLSQLPTRRYLRPLVADVAVVAKCHLSALYRHEKGKLFAQLVDLLQFYEGFEINDHTGTQLTDHEVLESHYSCMQSFQLLAFKKIDKLRELALSNIGSIHKRADLSKKLSVLLPEELRDLVCCKLKLVSKEDPWSERVDFLIEVMVSFFEKQQSQKEAINALPLYPNEQIMWDESVVPSINYSGEGCLALPKLNLQFLTLHDYLLRNFNLFRLESTYEIREDIQEAIPHLLAYINSEGETAFRGWSRMGVPIKEFKITEVKQPNIGEVKPSSVTAEVTYSISSYRSQVRSEWDSLKEHDVLFLLCIRPSFEPLSTEEAAKASVPQKLGLQCVRGCEIIEIRDEEGTLMNDFSGRIKRDEWKPPKGELRTVTVALDTAQYHMDVSNIAEKGAEDVYGTFNVLMRRKPKENNFKAILESIRDLMNEYCIVPKWLENIFLGYGDPSAAQWTKMPDLLETVDFKDTFLDADHLKECFVDYEVSFTNPNGTESTNPRPPFKIMLPRTLKATASSLHRSATSVGGPNSINVDDDNHLKERLIVETYTPPDPGPYPQDQPKQNSVRFTPTQVEAIISGIQPGLTMVVGPPGTGKTDTAVQILNVLYHNCPSQRTLIITHSNQALNDLFEKIMLRDVPARYLLRLGQGEQELATDLDFSRQGRVNAMLVRRLELLSEVERLARSLQLPEDVGYTCETAGYFWLLHVYSRWEQFLAACAENKDKQSFVRDRFPFKEFFSDAPHPVFTGESFEKDMRAAMGCFRHLKTMFQELEECRAFELLKSTADRANYLMTKQAKIVAMTCTHAALKRKDFLQLGFKYDNLLMEESAQILEIETFIPMLLQRQEDGHARLKRCILIGDHHQLPPVVKNMAFQKYSHMDQSLFTRFVRLGIPYIELNAQGRARPSIAQLYNWRYRDLGDLPYVKEADIFHRANAGFAYDYQLVDVPDYLGKGETTPSPWFYQNEGEAEYVVSVYIYMRLLGYPANKISILTTYNGQKLLIRDVINRRCVPYDFIGPPSKVTTVDKFQGQQNDFILLSLVRTRFVGHLRDVRRLVVAMSRARLGLYVFCRRSLFEQCYELQPTFQLLLQRPDHLALNLSEITSYTERNVEDPGPKHHIHLVNSIEEMGSIIERLYQERLRHQFEQNRPYFGHIEPTVGTNQVPSSQQTSPTDMHEQNESDEVTMVDGHVAEDVQPESNMDAPEPCQSEEETMVDGHVAQEVPPESNMSIPESCVVEDATMADGHAAQSMSPKSNTDDITMVDGSASVQNGSSAPLEP